A region from the Bacillus sp. (in: firmicutes) genome encodes:
- a CDS encoding response regulator transcription factor, with protein sequence MDKKILVVDDEKPIAEILQFNLQKEGYEVHCAFDGDEALQMVEEIKPDLILLDIMLPNRDGMEVCREVRKKYEMPIIMLTAKDSEIDKVLGLELGADDYVTKPFSTRELIARVKANLRRHQQSATKEEDKDQNEITVGSLVIHPNAYMVTKRGETIELTHREFELLHYLAKHIGQVMTREHLLQTVWGYDYYGDVRTVDVTIRRLREKIEDNPSHPTWIVTRRGVGYYLRNPEQE encoded by the coding sequence ATGGATAAAAAGATTTTAGTTGTTGATGATGAAAAACCAATTGCCGAAATATTACAGTTTAATTTACAGAAAGAAGGATACGAAGTACATTGTGCCTTCGATGGGGACGAAGCATTACAAATGGTAGAAGAAATTAAACCAGACCTTATTTTATTAGATATTATGCTTCCCAACCGCGATGGCATGGAAGTGTGCCGAGAAGTGCGAAAAAAATATGAAATGCCGATTATTATGTTGACTGCTAAAGACTCGGAAATTGACAAAGTACTTGGTTTAGAACTAGGGGCTGACGACTATGTAACGAAACCGTTCAGCACACGCGAATTAATCGCCCGGGTCAAAGCGAATTTACGTCGACATCAGCAATCAGCGACGAAAGAGGAAGACAAAGATCAAAATGAAATTACGGTAGGTTCACTCGTCATTCATCCGAATGCGTACATGGTGACAAAACGAGGAGAAACGATTGAATTAACGCATCGTGAATTCGAATTGCTTCATTATTTAGCGAAACATATCGGACAAGTCATGACACGTGAACATTTGTTGCAAACGGTATGGGGTTATGATTATTATGGGGACGTTCGGACCGTCGATGTGACGATTCGACGTTTACGGGAAAAAATTGAAGATAATCCAAGCCATCCAACTTGGATTGTTACACGAAGAGGAGTTGGCTATTACTTACGCAACCCTGAGCAGGAGTAA
- the walK gene encoding cell wall metabolism sensor histidine kinase WalK, which produces MKKVGFFRSIHLKFVLIYVLLILIAMQIISVYFVRELEDKLVTNFKNSVLERVNLLEYNLREEMLRERKEGDPPLSEEIRNILIDFVATDIPEVRVIDNRSKIIGTSDINNQGIVGQRTTEVIVKRTLAVGNVEEEILIDKQTGHRIWVLTTPIKAEGEVLGAIYLIARIENVFDQMNEINEIFATGTAIALAITAVLGVLLAQTITRPISDMRKQAIEMGKGNFSRKVKVYGYDEIGQLAVSFNNLTKKLQEAQATTEGERRKLSSVLSYMTDGVIATDRKGRVILINEPAAKMLNVSRETVLSYPIVKLLGLEGKYTFEDLLEERDSIILDYSTPEDPYILRANFSIIQKETGFVNGLITVLHDITEQEKIDRERREFVANVSHELRTPLTTMRSYLEALAEGAWRDEEIAPRFLEVTQNETERMIRLVNDLLQLSKMDSKDYRLNKDWVDFTQFFHRIIDRFELTKERHITFKRELPNKAMFVEIDEDKITQVIDNIISNALKYSPEGGQITFKVKELEHFLEVSISDEGMGIPKENLEKIFERFYRVDKARSRKMGGTGLGLAIAKEMVVAHGGQIWATSVEGEGTTIYFTLPYDRTQEDDWS; this is translated from the coding sequence ATGAAAAAAGTAGGTTTTTTTCGTTCCATTCATTTAAAATTTGTATTAATTTATGTATTGCTTATTTTAATTGCAATGCAAATTATTAGTGTTTATTTCGTTCGTGAATTAGAGGACAAATTGGTCACGAACTTTAAAAATTCCGTTCTAGAACGTGTGAATTTACTTGAATATAACCTACGTGAGGAAATGTTACGTGAACGAAAAGAAGGGGACCCTCCGTTATCGGAAGAGATTCGAAATATTTTAATCGATTTTGTGGCGACGGATATTCCGGAAGTTCGTGTCATTGATAACAGAAGTAAAATTATTGGAACATCCGATATTAATAACCAAGGAATCGTTGGTCAACGGACAACAGAAGTCATTGTTAAGCGGACATTAGCTGTCGGTAATGTCGAAGAAGAAATTTTAATTGACAAACAGACCGGGCATCGCATTTGGGTGTTAACCACTCCCATAAAAGCCGAAGGAGAAGTGCTAGGGGCGATCTACTTAATTGCGAGAATTGAGAACGTCTTCGATCAAATGAATGAAATTAACGAAATATTTGCTACGGGGACAGCGATTGCCCTCGCTATTACAGCGGTGTTAGGGGTCTTATTAGCACAAACCATTACCCGTCCTATTTCTGATATGCGTAAACAAGCGATTGAAATGGGGAAAGGGAATTTTTCAAGGAAAGTTAAAGTATACGGATACGATGAAATTGGACAGCTTGCTGTCTCGTTTAATAACTTAACGAAAAAGCTTCAAGAAGCACAAGCAACAACAGAGGGGGAACGGAGAAAACTGTCCTCCGTTTTGTCTTATATGACCGATGGTGTCATTGCTACTGATCGGAAAGGTCGTGTCATCTTAATTAACGAGCCAGCTGCTAAAATGCTGAATGTTTCACGTGAAACAGTGTTATCGTATCCCATTGTTAAATTGCTTGGACTTGAAGGCAAGTACACATTTGAAGATTTATTAGAAGAGCGAGATTCAATCATTCTTGATTATAGTACACCGGAAGATCCTTATATTTTACGGGCAAACTTTTCTATTATTCAAAAAGAGACTGGATTTGTAAATGGATTAATTACGGTTTTACACGATATTACCGAACAGGAGAAAATTGATCGAGAACGCCGAGAGTTCGTCGCCAATGTATCCCATGAATTAAGGACTCCGTTAACAACGATGAGAAGCTATCTAGAAGCATTAGCTGAAGGTGCTTGGAGAGATGAAGAAATTGCTCCACGCTTCTTAGAAGTTACCCAAAATGAAACTGAGCGGATGATTCGATTAGTAAACGATTTATTGCAACTATCCAAAATGGATAGTAAGGACTACCGGTTAAATAAAGATTGGGTCGACTTCACACAATTTTTCCATCGAATTATTGACCGGTTCGAACTCACAAAAGAACGACATATAACGTTTAAACGAGAGCTTCCAAACAAAGCAATGTTTGTAGAAATTGATGAAGATAAAATTACGCAGGTCATTGACAATATTATTAGTAATGCGTTGAAATATTCTCCTGAGGGTGGTCAAATTACCTTCAAGGTAAAGGAATTAGAGCATTTTCTTGAAGTGAGCATTTCCGATGAAGGAATGGGCATACCAAAGGAAAACTTAGAGAAAATTTTTGAACGTTTTTACCGTGTAGACAAGGCGCGTTCACGTAAAATGGGCGGAACAGGTCTAGGACTAGCCATTGCGAAAGAAATGGTCGTTGCACACGGTGGACAAATTTGGGCGACGAGTGTGGAAGGCGAAGGAACAACGATTTACTTCACTCTTCCATATGACCGTACACAAGAGGATGATTGGTCATGA